In Vibrio sp. FE10, the following are encoded in one genomic region:
- the pilB gene encoding type IV-A pilus assembly ATPase PilB, translating to MLTNLPTVLRQANLLSLAQEQAVAEHVHASGVSTPEALLALDIFTSESLAHNIQAIFGLPPVQLANTDYEVLCDQLGLRELITKYHAIPISVSSSTLTLASADPTDLQAEDDFRFATGLQIELVVANYSELEGAIRKLYGRSISGQDSKRKEITQDELANLVEVSDDEMTSIEDLSQDDSPVSRFINQILVDAVRKGASDIHFEPYEERFRVRLRCDGILVEIQQPASHLSRRLSARLKILAKLDIAERRLPQDGRIKLRLNDELAIDMRVSTLPTLWGEKIVLRLLDSSAANLDIDKLGYSEDQKALYLNALKRPQGMILMTGPTGSGKTVSLYTGLRVLNTTERNISTAEDPVEINLCGINQVQVAPKIGFGFAEALRSFLRQDPDVVMVGEIRDLETAEIAIKASQTGHLVLSTLHTNSAAETVTRLAHMGIEPFNLASSLSLIIAQRLARRLCNHCKAADDSPDIFLRHSIPNSQTIYKANPQGCNECNQGYSGRVGIYEVMPFSDQLKNSLIDKPNALAIENLARREGMRTLQESGLDKLLEGTTSYQELQRVLYL from the coding sequence GTGCTCACCAACCTCCCAACCGTTCTACGTCAGGCTAACCTTCTTAGCCTGGCTCAAGAACAAGCCGTTGCGGAACATGTACATGCTTCAGGTGTTTCTACCCCTGAAGCTTTGCTCGCTCTAGACATCTTCACTAGCGAGAGTCTCGCGCATAACATTCAGGCCATCTTCGGTCTGCCACCGGTGCAACTCGCCAATACTGACTACGAAGTCTTATGCGACCAATTAGGGCTTCGCGAGCTGATCACTAAATATCACGCTATTCCGATTTCAGTATCTAGTTCGACTCTCACTCTCGCCTCAGCTGATCCAACCGACTTACAAGCAGAAGATGATTTCCGATTCGCGACCGGATTGCAGATAGAACTCGTTGTCGCTAACTACTCTGAATTAGAAGGCGCAATACGAAAGCTGTATGGACGTTCGATTTCCGGGCAAGACTCCAAGCGTAAAGAGATCACCCAAGATGAACTCGCCAACCTGGTTGAAGTCTCTGATGATGAGATGACTTCAATTGAAGATCTCAGCCAAGACGATTCTCCTGTTAGCCGTTTTATCAATCAAATACTGGTTGATGCGGTGCGTAAAGGTGCATCGGATATCCACTTTGAACCTTATGAAGAACGCTTCCGAGTACGACTGCGCTGTGATGGTATCCTTGTTGAAATACAACAACCCGCTTCCCACCTAAGTCGCCGTTTATCAGCTCGCTTAAAGATCCTCGCCAAGCTGGATATCGCTGAGCGTCGCTTACCTCAAGATGGTCGTATCAAGTTGCGTTTAAATGACGAACTCGCGATTGATATGCGGGTTTCTACGCTGCCAACATTATGGGGAGAAAAGATCGTTCTGCGTCTTTTAGATAGCAGCGCGGCCAATCTAGATATCGATAAGTTGGGTTACAGCGAAGATCAAAAAGCACTCTATCTCAATGCATTGAAACGCCCACAAGGTATGATCTTGATGACCGGACCAACCGGCAGTGGGAAAACCGTTTCTCTCTATACTGGCCTTCGAGTGCTTAACACCACTGAGCGCAACATCTCAACAGCTGAAGATCCTGTCGAAATCAATCTATGTGGGATCAATCAAGTTCAAGTCGCACCCAAAATCGGTTTTGGATTTGCTGAAGCATTGCGATCATTTTTACGACAAGATCCCGATGTGGTCATGGTCGGTGAGATCCGCGATTTAGAAACCGCAGAGATCGCGATCAAAGCATCGCAAACCGGACACCTCGTTCTTTCGACACTGCATACCAACTCCGCTGCAGAAACCGTGACTCGACTCGCTCACATGGGCATTGAACCCTTTAATCTTGCTTCATCACTAAGCCTGATTATCGCCCAACGACTGGCAAGACGATTGTGTAACCACTGTAAAGCCGCTGACGACTCTCCGGACATATTTCTGCGCCACTCTATCCCTAACAGCCAAACGATCTACAAAGCCAATCCACAAGGGTGTAATGAATGTAACCAGGGATACTCTGGGCGAGTGGGGATTTATGAAGTTATGCCGTTTAGCGATCAATTAAAAAACAGCCTGATCGACAAACCGAACGCGTTAGCCATTGAAAACTTGGCGCGCCGAGAAGGCATGCGAACACTACAAGAATCAGGGCTAGATAAATTGTTGGAAGGCACCACCAGCTATCAAGAACTACAACGTGTTCTGTACCTATAA
- the rplS gene encoding 50S ribosomal protein L19, which produces MSNIIKALEEEQLKSDLPKFAPGDTVVVKVKVKEGDRERLQAFEGVVIAIRNRGLHSAFTVRKISNGEGVERAFQTHSPMVDSIEVKRRGAVRRAKLYYLRERSGKSARIKEKLTKK; this is translated from the coding sequence ATGAGCAACATCATCAAGGCTCTTGAAGAAGAGCAACTAAAATCAGACCTTCCTAAATTCGCACCAGGTGACACTGTTGTAGTTAAGGTTAAGGTAAAAGAAGGTGACCGTGAGCGTCTACAGGCTTTCGAAGGCGTTGTAATCGCTATTCGTAACCGTGGTCTTCACTCTGCATTCACAGTTCGTAAGATTTCGAACGGTGAAGGTGTAGAGCGTGCGTTCCAAACTCACTCTCCAATGGTTGATAGCATCGAAGTTAAACGCCGTGGTGCAGTACGTCGTGCCAAGTTGTACTACCTACGTGAGCGTTCTGGTAAGTCAGCTCGTATTAAAGAGAAGCTTACTAAGAAGTAA
- the rpsP gene encoding 30S ribosomal protein S16 produces the protein MVTIRLARHGAKKRPFYQIVVADSRNSVTGRFIEKVGFFNPTAQGQEEGLRLDLDRVNHWVGQGASLSDRVAKLVKDAQKAA, from the coding sequence ATGGTAACCATTCGTTTGGCACGTCACGGTGCAAAGAAGCGCCCATTTTATCAAATCGTAGTTGCGGATAGCCGTAACTCTGTAACTGGCCGTTTCATCGAGAAAGTAGGTTTCTTTAACCCTACTGCTCAAGGTCAAGAAGAAGGTCTACGTCTAGACCTAGATCGTGTTAACCACTGGGTTGGTCAAGGCGCATCTCTATCTGACCGCGTAGCTAAGCTAGTTAAAGACGCTCAAAAAGCGGCTTAA
- the rimM gene encoding ribosome maturation factor RimM (Essential for efficient processing of 16S rRNA), producing MSMKGKETMSEQNERIVMGKLGSTYGIRGWLKVFSYTDNAESIFDYSPWYLKLKGEWVEYKVESWKRHGQGYVCKLAGLDVREDAQLMTNFEIAIDPASLPELSEDEFYWRELFGMQVFTTKGYNLGEVTDLLETGSNDVLVIKANLKDAFGQKERLIPYLEEQVIKKVDREARRIEVDWDPGF from the coding sequence ATGTCGATGAAGGGTAAAGAAACGATGAGCGAGCAAAACGAAAGAATTGTTATGGGTAAACTTGGGTCTACCTATGGTATTCGTGGCTGGCTTAAAGTGTTCTCCTACACAGACAATGCTGAAAGCATATTTGATTACAGTCCTTGGTATTTAAAGCTAAAGGGCGAGTGGGTTGAGTATAAAGTTGAAAGCTGGAAACGTCATGGCCAAGGCTATGTATGTAAGCTAGCGGGATTAGATGTACGTGAAGACGCGCAACTGATGACCAACTTTGAAATTGCTATTGACCCTGCTTCATTACCTGAATTGTCAGAAGATGAATTCTACTGGCGCGAATTGTTCGGTATGCAAGTTTTTACCACTAAAGGTTACAACCTTGGTGAGGTTACTGACCTATTAGAAACTGGCTCGAACGATGTTCTAGTAATCAAAGCAAATCTTAAAGATGCTTTTGGCCAAAAGGAACGGTTAATCCCGTACCTTGAAGAGCAAGTGATCAAGAAAGTTGATCGCGAAGCTCGCCGGATCGAAGTTGACTGGGATCCTGGATTCTAA
- a CDS encoding type II secretion system F family protein yields the protein MSSKTKQSQLKNYHWKGINSSGKKVSGQTLALTELEVREKLKDQHIQIKKIKKKSISALTRLTHRVKAKDITVLTRQLATMLATGVPIVQAIKLVSDNHRKAEMKSILSHICKGVEAGTPISKAMRTASRHFDDLYTDLVATGELSGNLAQVFERLATYREKSEQLKSKVIKALIYPAMVVAVALTVSYLMLTMVIPEFESMFSGFGADLPWFTQQVLYLSHWMQAYSFYTAIGIGLLILSVQQLRQRSYSIRLSTSRLGLRFPILGAVITKASIAKFSRTLSTSFSSGIPILTSLKTTAKTAGNLHYESAIIEVHRETAAGMPMYIAMRNTNAFPEMVLQMVMIGEESGNLDDMLNKVASIYEFEVDNTVDNLGKILEPLIIVFLGTVVGGLVVAMYLPIFNLMSVLG from the coding sequence ATGAGTAGTAAAACCAAACAATCACAACTAAAAAACTACCATTGGAAGGGAATAAACAGCTCCGGAAAGAAAGTATCAGGGCAAACCTTGGCATTGACGGAATTAGAGGTGCGAGAAAAGCTCAAAGACCAGCATATCCAAATTAAGAAAATCAAAAAGAAGAGCATCTCAGCACTGACTCGTTTAACACACCGAGTTAAGGCCAAAGACATCACAGTACTAACTCGGCAACTCGCAACGATGTTAGCAACGGGTGTTCCTATCGTGCAGGCCATCAAGTTAGTCTCAGACAACCATCGCAAAGCTGAAATGAAGTCTATCTTGTCGCATATCTGTAAAGGCGTAGAAGCAGGCACTCCGATTTCAAAAGCCATGCGCACCGCAAGCCGTCACTTTGATGATCTGTATACCGACTTAGTTGCGACAGGAGAACTCTCAGGAAACCTAGCGCAAGTCTTTGAACGTTTGGCGACATACCGTGAAAAAAGTGAGCAACTAAAATCTAAAGTTATAAAGGCTCTCATCTACCCAGCAATGGTTGTTGCGGTCGCCCTTACCGTTTCCTACTTAATGCTAACCATGGTCATCCCGGAGTTTGAATCGATGTTTTCTGGTTTTGGAGCAGACTTACCTTGGTTCACTCAGCAAGTGCTTTATCTTTCCCACTGGATGCAGGCCTACAGTTTCTATACTGCTATTGGTATTGGTTTATTAATTCTGTCCGTTCAGCAACTGCGTCAGCGATCTTACTCGATTCGACTTTCAACCAGTCGTCTTGGTTTACGCTTTCCTATCTTAGGTGCTGTCATCACTAAGGCATCAATTGCCAAGTTCAGTCGGACGCTATCAACCAGTTTTAGTTCCGGGATTCCCATCTTAACAAGCCTGAAAACAACGGCTAAAACGGCGGGTAATCTGCATTATGAATCGGCAATCATCGAGGTTCACCGTGAGACTGCCGCAGGCATGCCGATGTACATTGCAATGCGCAATACCAACGCCTTCCCAGAGATGGTTTTGCAGATGGTGATGATTGGTGAAGAGTCAGGAAACCTTGATGATATGCTCAATAAAGTCGCTTCCATTTACGAGTTTGAAGTAGACAACACCGTCGATAACCTAGGTAAAATTCTCGAACCGCTGATTATTGTCTTTTTGGGTACCGTTGTTGGTGGGCTTGTTGTCGCGATGTACTTACCGATCTTTAATCTTATGAGTGTGTTAGGATAG
- the coaE gene encoding dephospho-CoA kinase (Dephospho-CoA kinase (CoaE) performs the final step in coenzyme A biosynthesis.) codes for MAIIIGLSGGIASGKTTVANLFNEHFNIDIVDADIVAREVVALGSEGLKQIATHFGEDILIEDGTLNRAKLREVIFSEPTEKQWLNDLLHPMIRNKIDSDLSKVTSPYALLVAPLLVENQMQGMADRVLIVDVPTEVQIERTMSRDNVSKEQVAAILKSQASREQRLAVADDVIKNHTKNQELLPQITDLHQKYLAISTVDGSE; via the coding sequence ATGGCAATCATTATCGGATTAAGTGGTGGTATCGCCAGTGGCAAAACCACGGTAGCCAACCTATTCAATGAGCATTTCAATATTGATATTGTCGATGCTGATATCGTGGCACGTGAAGTGGTGGCATTGGGCAGCGAAGGCCTAAAGCAGATCGCTACTCATTTTGGTGAAGACATATTGATCGAAGATGGGACACTAAACCGAGCTAAACTGCGCGAAGTGATCTTCTCTGAACCCACCGAAAAACAGTGGCTCAATGATCTTCTTCATCCAATGATCCGCAACAAAATTGACAGTGACCTGTCTAAAGTCACATCCCCTTATGCTTTATTAGTTGCACCGCTATTGGTTGAAAACCAAATGCAAGGTATGGCCGATCGCGTTTTAATCGTTGATGTGCCTACAGAAGTGCAAATAGAACGCACAATGAGTCGTGACAATGTTTCGAAGGAACAGGTTGCCGCAATTTTAAAATCACAAGCTTCAAGAGAACAGCGCTTAGCAGTTGCAGATGACGTGATTAAAAACCATACTAAAAACCAAGAACTTTTGCCTCAAATCACAGATTTACATCAAAAGTATCTGGCAATCAGTACAGTAGATGGGTCAGAATAG
- the pdhR gene encoding pyruvate dehydrogenase complex transcriptional repressor PdhR — protein sequence MAYQRIRQPKLSDVIEQELERLIVEGTLAPGQQLPPERELAKQFDVSRPSIREAIQRLEAKRLLTRRQGGGTFVSENIWKSFSDPLLNLLSSHSETQLDLLESRHAMEGISAYFAALRGTDEDFARIQACQEKIRGAQDKGDIEAESAAVMAFLIALTEAAHNVVLLHIVRSLAPLLEQNVLENLKLLHRRKDVVEKVSIHRANIVDAIVSGQPEQAREMSHSHLAYIEETLMDLTKEESRRERSLRRIQQGK from the coding sequence ATGGCTTATCAAAGGATTCGTCAGCCAAAACTCTCGGACGTTATCGAACAAGAGTTAGAAAGGTTGATAGTGGAAGGAACACTGGCTCCAGGGCAGCAGCTGCCGCCTGAGCGCGAACTGGCGAAACAGTTCGATGTGTCTCGTCCTTCAATCCGAGAAGCGATACAACGTTTAGAAGCAAAACGCTTGCTTACTCGCCGTCAAGGTGGAGGTACGTTTGTTAGCGAAAATATCTGGAAAAGCTTTTCAGATCCTTTGCTTAATTTGTTGTCCTCCCATTCTGAAACCCAACTAGACTTGTTGGAATCGCGTCATGCGATGGAAGGGATTTCGGCTTACTTCGCGGCATTACGTGGCACTGATGAAGACTTTGCTCGAATTCAAGCATGCCAAGAAAAAATTCGCGGTGCGCAAGATAAGGGTGATATTGAAGCCGAATCTGCAGCTGTGATGGCTTTTCTTATTGCTTTAACAGAGGCAGCGCACAATGTGGTGTTATTGCACATTGTTCGTAGCTTGGCTCCGTTACTCGAGCAAAACGTCTTAGAAAATTTAAAGCTGTTGCATCGTCGTAAAGACGTTGTGGAGAAAGTGAGTATACATCGAGCTAACATTGTGGATGCGATCGTTTCAGGACAGCCAGAACAGGCTCGTGAAATGTCACACTCTCATTTAGCTTACATCGAAGAAACATTGATGGATTTGACCAAAGAAGAATCGCGCCGCGAACGTTCTTTACGTCGAATCCAACAGGGTAAATAG
- the zapD gene encoding cell division protein ZapD, which translates to MITHKFEHPLNEKTRIYLRVESLLRQLHLSSTFSDAQQYQLFFRSIFDLIEIFEQIQLKSELAKDIEKQRVTYKSWLDVEGVDQEMLTSLLNDIGNIYRELMQAERFGQSLKEDRFLSAIRQRFNLPGGSCCFDLPALHYWLHLPLDKKMRDAKAWMDSLQPLYEALTLWLKLTRETGHFKEQIARAGFFQSDADEANILRLSIPMQYGAYPMISGHKNRFAVKFMSFETGQACTQDIEFELAICT; encoded by the coding sequence ATGATCACCCATAAATTTGAACATCCTCTAAATGAGAAAACAAGAATCTACTTAAGAGTTGAATCACTCTTGAGGCAGCTCCACCTGTCTTCTACATTTTCGGATGCTCAACAGTATCAACTCTTTTTCCGTTCAATCTTTGATCTGATTGAAATATTCGAACAGATCCAACTTAAGAGTGAACTGGCGAAAGACATTGAGAAACAACGTGTAACCTACAAGAGTTGGTTAGATGTTGAAGGTGTCGATCAAGAGATGCTAACGTCGTTACTCAATGATATTGGCAACATCTATCGCGAACTGATGCAGGCCGAACGTTTTGGGCAATCCCTAAAAGAAGACCGCTTCCTGAGTGCGATTCGTCAACGCTTTAATTTACCCGGTGGTTCGTGCTGCTTTGATTTACCCGCACTGCATTATTGGCTGCACCTACCTCTCGATAAAAAAATGAGAGATGCCAAAGCATGGATGGACAGCCTACAACCGCTGTATGAAGCGCTGACACTGTGGTTAAAGCTCACCAGAGAGACTGGTCACTTTAAAGAGCAAATCGCTCGTGCAGGCTTCTTCCAGAGCGATGCTGATGAAGCGAATATCCTTCGCCTTTCTATTCCAATGCAATACGGCGCCTACCCGATGATCTCGGGCCATAAGAACCGTTTTGCCGTTAAGTTCATGAGTTTTGAAACAGGCCAAGCCTGTACTCAAGATATCGAATTTGAATTGGCTATCTGCACCTAA
- a CDS encoding pilin: MNNKNRRTNQKGFTLIELMIVVAIIGALSAIAIPAYKDYVAKSEVAAAVATMKALLTPAELTYQEKGKLAANTDLGDLGISAGSNVLGTISVPTDNDIKFLFGSKSAISNAYITYSRTDTGWTCAVVSGGVSSLPTIDSCS; the protein is encoded by the coding sequence ATGAATAACAAAAATAGAAGAACAAATCAGAAAGGCTTTACGCTGATTGAATTGATGATTGTGGTAGCGATTATTGGCGCTCTATCAGCGATCGCGATACCCGCATACAAAGATTACGTAGCAAAAAGTGAAGTTGCAGCAGCAGTAGCAACTATGAAAGCTTTACTCACGCCGGCAGAACTAACCTATCAAGAAAAAGGGAAATTAGCAGCTAACACTGATTTAGGTGACTTGGGCATCTCCGCAGGTTCTAATGTATTAGGAACTATTAGTGTACCAACCGACAACGATATTAAATTCCTGTTCGGATCAAAAAGTGCGATATCCAACGCCTACATCACATACTCTAGAACCGACACTGGCTGGACATGTGCTGTAGTCTCAGGTGGCGTAAGTAGCTTACCAACCATTGATAGTTGCTCATAA
- the nadC gene encoding carboxylating nicotinate-nucleotide diphosphorylase, whose amino-acid sequence MKNTHNSHQRLDYLKEQLPLEITRSVAETIKEDLGGTLDPAADITASLIPADAINSATIITREHGVFCGKAWADEVFKQLGGEVTIEWNVEDGDKVEPNQTLCSLTGPARALLTGERNAMNFIQTLSGCATTTAIYADKIKHTECRLLDTRKTIPGLRSALKYAVACGGGFNHRIGVFDAYLIKENHIIACGGIEKAISTAKELNPGKPVEVETESLAELEQAISAGADIIMLDNFTTDMMREAVKINAGRAALENSGNITLDTIAEFAETGVDYISVGALTKHLKAMDLSMRFKA is encoded by the coding sequence ATGAAAAACACACATAACAGCCACCAACGCCTTGATTACTTAAAAGAGCAACTGCCGCTAGAGATCACTCGCTCAGTCGCTGAGACCATCAAAGAAGATCTAGGCGGAACGTTAGATCCAGCGGCTGATATCACGGCAAGTCTAATCCCAGCAGACGCAATCAACAGCGCAACCATCATTACACGTGAGCACGGTGTGTTCTGTGGTAAAGCTTGGGCTGACGAAGTGTTTAAGCAATTGGGCGGTGAAGTCACTATCGAGTGGAACGTAGAAGATGGCGACAAGGTTGAACCAAACCAAACGCTTTGTTCGTTAACAGGCCCAGCACGCGCACTATTAACCGGTGAGCGTAATGCCATGAACTTCATTCAAACACTATCGGGTTGTGCGACTACAACAGCCATCTACGCTGACAAAATCAAGCATACAGAATGCCGCCTGTTAGACACTCGCAAAACGATTCCAGGCCTACGTAGCGCACTAAAATACGCAGTGGCTTGTGGTGGTGGTTTCAACCACCGTATTGGCGTTTTTGATGCTTACCTAATCAAAGAAAACCACATCATCGCATGTGGCGGTATCGAGAAAGCAATCTCTACAGCAAAAGAGCTTAACCCAGGTAAACCTGTGGAAGTAGAAACAGAAAGCCTAGCAGAACTAGAACAAGCGATCAGCGCAGGTGCAGACATCATCATGCTAGACAACTTCACCACAGACATGATGCGTGAAGCCGTTAAAATCAACGCAGGTCGTGCAGCATTAGAGAACTCCGGTAACATCACTCTAGACACTATCGCAGAGTTCGCTGAAACAGGTGTTGATTACATCTCGGTTGGTGCACTTACTAAGCATTTAAAAGCGATGGATTTATCAATGAGATTCAAAGCTTAA
- the trmD gene encoding tRNA (guanosine(37)-N1)-methyltransferase TrmD, whose protein sequence is MWVGVISLFPEMFRSVTDFGVTGQAVKKGLLSIETWNPRDFTHDKHRTVDDRPYGGGPGMLMMVQPLRDAIQTAKQAAPGKTKVIYLSPQGRKLDQQGVEELATNENLLLICGRYEGVDERIIQSEVDEEWSIGDFVMTGGELPAMTLIDSVSRFVPGVLGDFASAEEDSFANGLLDCPHYTRPEVLDDKDVPSVLKSGNHKDIRRWRLKQSLGRTWLRRPELLENLALTDEQEQLLAEFIKEQRS, encoded by the coding sequence ATGTGGGTTGGCGTAATTAGCCTGTTTCCTGAAATGTTCCGTTCTGTTACTGATTTCGGAGTAACAGGTCAAGCGGTTAAAAAAGGTCTTTTATCTATTGAGACATGGAATCCTCGTGATTTCACTCATGATAAACATCGCACTGTTGATGACAGACCTTACGGTGGTGGTCCTGGCATGTTAATGATGGTTCAGCCTTTGCGCGACGCTATCCAAACAGCCAAACAGGCAGCACCGGGAAAGACGAAGGTTATCTACCTTTCACCTCAAGGTCGTAAACTCGACCAACAAGGTGTTGAAGAGCTGGCAACGAACGAGAACTTGCTTCTTATTTGTGGTCGCTATGAAGGGGTAGATGAGCGCATCATTCAATCTGAAGTCGACGAAGAATGGTCGATTGGAGATTTTGTGATGACGGGTGGTGAACTGCCAGCCATGACGTTGATTGATTCAGTATCTCGGTTTGTTCCGGGTGTACTTGGAGATTTCGCTTCAGCAGAAGAAGATTCTTTTGCAAATGGTTTGCTAGATTGTCCCCATTATACGCGCCCTGAGGTGCTAGACGATAAAGATGTGCCCTCGGTACTCAAGTCTGGAAACCATAAGGACATTCGTCGCTGGCGATTGAAACAATCGTTGGGCCGAACTTGGCTAAGAAGACCAGAACTCCTGGAAAACCTAGCTCTGACTGACGAACAGGAACAATTACTGGCTGAATTCATTAAAGAGCAACGCTCTTAA
- a CDS encoding prepilin peptidase, with protein MEVFHYYPWLFPVLAFIFSLLIGSFLNVVIHRLPIMMEREWQQECSEYFSQYKIPAPEGKFNLSIPRSTCPKCQTQLRVIDNIPVLSWLFLKGKCHSCDNPISARYPLVELLTAILCTVVASHFGFSYYAIALIFFTFALITATFIDLDTMLLPDQITLPLVWSGIALALFNVSPVSLQDSVIGAMAGYLALWSVYWLFKLLTGKEGMGYGDFKLLAALGAWLGWQHLPMIILLSSLVGLVFGLIQLRLKQQGIDKAFPFGPYLAIAGWVSLLWGNDIMGWYFTSVLGI; from the coding sequence ATGGAAGTATTTCACTACTATCCTTGGCTATTCCCCGTATTAGCTTTCATTTTTAGCCTTCTTATCGGCAGTTTTCTCAACGTCGTCATACACCGTTTACCGATTATGATGGAACGAGAATGGCAACAAGAGTGCTCGGAGTATTTCTCTCAATATAAAATTCCAGCGCCAGAGGGAAAGTTTAATCTCAGCATTCCTCGTTCTACCTGCCCAAAATGCCAAACCCAATTAAGGGTAATCGACAATATTCCTGTATTAAGCTGGCTGTTCTTAAAAGGCAAATGCCATAGCTGTGATAATCCAATCAGTGCTCGCTACCCTTTGGTCGAACTGCTTACCGCAATCCTTTGTACCGTAGTCGCTAGTCATTTTGGTTTCAGTTACTACGCCATCGCCCTGATCTTTTTCACCTTTGCATTGATTACCGCAACCTTTATCGATCTCGATACCATGCTGCTGCCAGATCAAATTACTCTACCTTTAGTTTGGTCTGGTATTGCTTTAGCTCTGTTTAACGTCAGCCCAGTATCGCTTCAAGATTCAGTGATTGGTGCAATGGCTGGCTACCTAGCCCTATGGTCCGTTTATTGGCTGTTCAAGCTACTAACGGGCAAAGAAGGCATGGGTTACGGCGACTTCAAGCTTTTGGCTGCGCTTGGCGCATGGCTTGGCTGGCAGCACCTACCAATGATCATTCTTTTGTCGTCGCTGGTCGGTTTGGTTTTCGGCTTGATTCAACTTCGCTTGAAACAACAAGGCATAGATAAAGCCTTCCCATTTGGTCCTTACCTAGCGATTGCTGGTTGGGTAAGCCTATTGTGGGGCAATGACATCATGGGTTGGTATTTCACTTCTGTGCTAGGGATTTAA
- the yacG gene encoding DNA gyrase inhibitor YacG produces the protein MSKKITIVKCPQCNTDVEWGEQSPHRPFCSKQCQMIDFGEWADEENSIAGAPDMSDSDGWSEDPH, from the coding sequence ATGTCGAAAAAAATCACCATCGTAAAATGCCCTCAATGTAATACCGACGTTGAATGGGGCGAGCAAAGCCCACATCGCCCGTTTTGCAGCAAGCAATGTCAGATGATTGATTTCGGTGAATGGGCAGACGAAGAGAACAGCATCGCTGGCGCACCAGACATGTCAGATAGCGATGGTTGGTCGGAAGACCCGCATTAA